From the genome of Acidobacteriota bacterium, one region includes:
- a CDS encoding ribosome recycling factor — translation MTVTDPEAAHADAERRMDGAVEHVRRELAGVRTGRASVNLLDSVRVEAYGALMPLNQVASLSVPESTLIVAAPFDPSQITAIENAIRNANLGLNPSNDGKIVRVPVPTLTDERRKEMSRLVHKLAEEGRTSVRQVRRDTNDALKRLLRNHELSEDDERRALDDIQKLTDDHVRKIDDLQRAKDAELLDR, via the coding sequence ATGACCGTGACCGATCCTGAAGCAGCCCACGCCGATGCCGAGCGACGAATGGACGGCGCCGTGGAGCACGTACGCCGGGAGTTGGCGGGCGTACGCACCGGACGGGCCTCCGTCAACCTTCTCGACAGCGTCCGCGTGGAGGCCTACGGCGCCCTGATGCCGCTGAACCAGGTGGCCAGCCTGTCCGTTCCCGAATCGACGCTCATCGTTGCGGCGCCGTTCGATCCTTCCCAGATAACGGCCATCGAGAACGCGATCCGGAATGCCAATCTCGGCCTCAACCCGAGCAACGACGGAAAGATCGTCCGGGTTCCCGTACCGACCCTGACCGACGAGCGCCGCAAGGAAATGTCGCGACTCGTGCACAAGCTGGCCGAGGAGGGTCGGACCAGCGTGCGGCAGGTGCGGCGGGACACGAACGACGCCCTCAAGCGGCTGCTGAGGAATCACGAGCTCTCCGAGGACGACGAACGGCGCGCCCTCGACGACATCCAGAAGCTCACGGACGATCACGTCCGCAAGATCGACGACCTGCAGCGGGCGAAGGACGCGGAGTTGCTGGACCGCTAG
- a CDS encoding UMP kinase, producing MTGRACRRVLLKLSGEALVGEKSFGIDSVVADRLAREIAAVRALDVELAIVIGGGNIFRGLAASARGMDRATADYMGMLATVMNALALSDALERNGASTRVVTAIEMREVAEPYVRRRAVRHLEKGRIVLFAAGTGNPYFTTDTAAALRAMEIRADILLKGTKVDGIFTSDPMTDPTATRLDRISHRQVIEQGLKVMDATAISLCMDNGMPIVVFNLRTSGNIRRAVLGEPVGSLVTASLPGDRSEVATS from the coding sequence ATGACCGGACGAGCCTGTCGGCGTGTCCTCCTCAAGCTGTCGGGCGAGGCGCTCGTCGGAGAGAAGTCCTTCGGCATCGATTCGGTCGTCGCCGATCGGCTGGCGCGCGAGATCGCAGCGGTCCGGGCCCTCGACGTCGAGCTCGCCATCGTGATCGGCGGCGGCAACATCTTTCGCGGCCTGGCCGCGAGCGCCCGCGGCATGGATCGCGCCACCGCGGACTACATGGGCATGCTCGCCACGGTCATGAACGCGCTCGCGCTCTCGGACGCCCTGGAAAGGAACGGCGCCTCGACGCGAGTCGTCACGGCAATAGAGATGCGCGAGGTTGCCGAGCCCTACGTGCGGCGGCGTGCGGTGCGCCATCTCGAGAAGGGTCGCATCGTGCTGTTCGCCGCGGGGACCGGAAACCCGTACTTCACCACCGACACGGCAGCGGCCCTGCGCGCGATGGAGATCCGCGCCGATATCCTGCTCAAGGGAACGAAGGTCGACGGCATCTTCACGTCCGATCCGATGACCGATCCGACCGCCACCCGTCTCGACCGTATTTCGCACCGGCAGGTGATCGAGCAGGGCCTGAAGGTGATGGATGCCACGGCGATCTCGCTGTGCATGGACAACGGCATGCCGATCGTGGTCTTCAACCTGCGTACGTCGGGCAACATCCGGCGTGCCGTCCTCGGAGAGCCAGTGGGATCGCTGGTAACCGCCTCGTTGCCCGGCGATCGTTCGGAGGTAGCCACATCATGA
- the tsf gene encoding translation elongation factor Ts: protein MAISAAQVKELRDRTGVGFMECKAALGEAGGDIDQAVTILRTRGQAKAAKRAGRTTSQGLVGHYIHQGGQVGVIVEVNCESDFVARTDDFQKLVREIAMHIAAADPQYASREEVPAADLERERSIYRAQFENSNKPPAIVDKIVEGKLNSYYEQVVLTDQPSIRDPKTTIGTMITAAIAKLGENITVARFARFKVGETAS from the coding sequence ATGGCAATCAGTGCGGCGCAAGTCAAGGAACTACGTGACCGAACCGGCGTTGGCTTCATGGAGTGCAAGGCGGCACTGGGCGAAGCCGGCGGCGACATCGATCAGGCGGTGACCATTCTGCGGACCCGAGGCCAGGCGAAGGCAGCCAAGCGCGCGGGCCGTACGACGTCGCAGGGACTCGTCGGGCACTACATCCACCAGGGCGGACAGGTCGGCGTCATCGTGGAAGTCAACTGCGAGTCCGACTTCGTGGCGCGCACCGACGACTTCCAGAAGCTCGTGCGCGAAATCGCCATGCACATCGCAGCCGCCGACCCGCAGTACGCGAGCCGCGAAGAGGTGCCCGCCGCCGACCTGGAGCGGGAACGCTCCATCTACCGGGCGCAGTTCGAGAACTCGAACAAGCCGCCGGCGATCGTCGACAAGATCGTCGAAGGCAAGCTCAACAGCTACTACGAACAGGTCGTGTTGACCGACCAGCCTTCGATCCGTGATCCGAAGACGACCATCGGCACGATGATCACCGCGGCGATCGCCAAGCTCGGCGAGAACATCACGGTCGCCCGCTTCGCACGGTTCAAGGTTGGCGAGACCGCTTCCTAG
- the rplM gene encoding 50S ribosomal protein L13 — protein sequence MSTYAPSRKDIVRAWHVIDADSRVLGRIATVAARLLQGKHRPQYAPYLDMGDHVVIVNAARVRMTGRKETRKLYHAHSGYLGGLRSERAGTVRRHHPERLVESAVRGMLPKTKLGKAMYRKLKVYAGPEHPHAAQKPAACEVS from the coding sequence GTGTCGACCTACGCTCCCAGCCGAAAAGACATCGTGCGCGCTTGGCACGTGATCGACGCCGACTCGAGAGTTCTCGGGCGGATCGCCACCGTCGCCGCGCGCCTCCTGCAAGGCAAGCACCGCCCGCAGTACGCGCCTTATCTCGATATGGGCGATCACGTCGTCATCGTCAACGCGGCGCGTGTGCGCATGACCGGACGCAAGGAGACCCGCAAGCTGTACCACGCGCACAGCGGCTACCTCGGCGGGTTGCGCAGCGAACGGGCCGGAACCGTTCGCCGCCACCATCCGGAACGACTGGTCGAATCCGCCGTGCGCGGCATGTTGCCGAAGACGAAGCTGGGGAAGGCGATGTACCGCAAGCTGAAGGTGTACGCCGGGCCCGAGCATCCCCACGCGGCCCAGAAGCCGGCCGCCTGCGAGGTATCGTGA
- the rpsB gene encoding 30S ribosomal protein S2: MTPLTMQELLEAGVHFGHQTKRWNPKMKKYIFGQRNGIYLIDLGKTAQCMRVAEDFVTQLASENRTILFVGTKRQAQDLVVEEAQRCGMYFVNERWLGGLLTNFSTIQRSLDRLRELEAMAEDGRHDSLSKKEVARLEKEKRKLHRNLDGIRKMSRLPDAVFVIDTRREKIAVDEARKLRIPVIGLVDTNCDPDDVDYVIPGNDDALRAIRLFVTRIADAVINGRGLKEAAEDTNADAGAPQAAPAATTVASPAPASV; encoded by the coding sequence TTGACGCCGTTGACGATGCAGGAACTGCTGGAAGCCGGAGTTCATTTCGGCCACCAGACGAAGCGCTGGAACCCCAAGATGAAGAAGTACATCTTCGGCCAGCGCAACGGGATCTACCTTATCGACCTGGGCAAGACGGCCCAGTGCATGCGAGTGGCGGAAGACTTCGTCACGCAGCTCGCGTCGGAGAACCGCACCATTCTCTTCGTTGGCACGAAGCGGCAGGCGCAGGATCTGGTCGTCGAGGAAGCCCAGCGTTGCGGCATGTACTTCGTGAACGAGCGCTGGCTCGGCGGCCTGCTGACGAACTTCTCCACGATCCAGCGAAGTCTGGATCGCCTCCGCGAGCTCGAGGCGATGGCCGAGGACGGCCGCCACGACAGCCTCTCGAAGAAGGAAGTGGCGCGCCTCGAGAAGGAGAAGCGGAAGCTTCACCGCAACCTGGACGGTATCCGAAAGATGTCGCGTCTTCCGGACGCCGTGTTCGTCATCGACACCCGCCGCGAGAAGATTGCCGTCGACGAGGCGCGAAAGCTGAGAATCCCGGTCATCGGCCTCGTCGATACGAACTGCGATCCCGATGACGTCGACTACGTAATCCCCGGCAACGACGATGCGCTGCGCGCGATTCGGCTGTTCGTGACACGAATCGCCGACGCGGTCATCAACGGCCGGGGCCTCAAGGAAGCCGCGGAAGACACGAATGCCGACGCCGGCGCGCCGCAAGCCGCTCCCGCGGCCACCACAGTGGCTTCGCCCGCTCCGGCGTCCGTCTGA
- the rpsI gene encoding 30S ribosomal protein S9, whose protein sequence is MSAEPAHYATGRRKTSTARVFLRPGAGAFTVNTVSLEDRFPTASLRTRITEPLVLTESTAKYDIFATAAGGGISGQAGALRLGIARALVEADPELRAPLKKAGMLTRDPRGKERKKYGLAGARKRFQFSKR, encoded by the coding sequence GTGAGCGCAGAACCTGCCCACTACGCAACCGGACGGCGCAAGACCTCGACTGCGCGAGTTTTTCTCCGCCCCGGCGCAGGCGCCTTTACCGTGAATACCGTATCGCTGGAAGATCGTTTCCCGACGGCGTCGCTCCGGACGAGGATCACCGAGCCTCTCGTGCTGACGGAATCGACCGCCAAGTACGACATCTTCGCGACCGCGGCCGGCGGAGGCATCTCCGGCCAGGCCGGTGCGTTGCGTCTCGGAATCGCGCGCGCGCTCGTCGAGGCGGACCCCGAGTTGCGGGCGCCGCTGAAGAAGGCCGGCATGCTGACGCGGGACCCGCGCGGCAAGGAACGCAAGAAGTACGGACTGGCTGGCGCACGCAAGCGATTCCAGTTCAGCAAGCGGTAG